The Scylla paramamosain isolate STU-SP2022 chromosome 39, ASM3559412v1, whole genome shotgun sequence genome includes a window with the following:
- the LOC135092107 gene encoding uncharacterized protein LOC135092107 isoform X1, whose product MKTKAMQTSVETRWTIIALHSQGLSASEVARKLGVSDTTVRSWVKRHRSTASVASKPRPGRPRLTNSLQDRVIVEAIRADPYITAKQIKEQYQLPCSINTIRNRMHSLRKDELNFDVPPMQGIPSGQILKEALWGASVKRKIGKDRGTRSSNSFSMCGVEEAEQDQHMAASHNSLISRGGNENSYMKKKCTSERRPEWLAVDVKHEARDEVKLEVKEEALEEEKDTSDLYTRVQGIHRCSLENGWAQSSIEDDSDNFTGTEPAILPLPLPAEHSGSYSDTGRAILPLPPPEDHTLRQEGLYITEAGSAILSLPPSEHHPIMHRRVNLRGAKLGIIPLAPQDPLLQERVNLGDTEPAILPLAPPQDPLLQERVNLGDTGPEIIPLAPGDLLAEEGLNLSDAKPEILTLEDPLAQKSVNLSNMEPALLSVTTCNDDPLMQERVASAASNQHVLGTPSHQGSLVQGSDPLETGCTSPTTVMSDTDDTSNSTVVLGSEEDRVSLSSDSDEIKECEEIGHEENEKCFMNATLLDSDSSSIDTEDDDMTFHNDVPKTDKIKEVPWIWKSGDFLPNLFFFNFSNSQATATGKITKSSTELDIFLYFFDAGLMDLITWETNKQYKYLTRPSLQYLDGWWDVTTSELYVFLGLCMLRPHIGDGSSRQFWTAVQEMYSSSHPKFMTEARFNMIAKMLHFSSNYIHTKDPLAKIRPVLSRLQKKFKAGIIPSRNLTIDESQILFSSRLNCKLSIPSKNHDYEVKTYVLCDCKTGFVTDFLIYSSVAMGFCKDYHGTAGAIVKRLLAPLYGKGHTVFMGDWCSNPKLFHYLYTKKVGACGVVKPDLKYCPKFDDITRRKSVAYHANNVLALKWQEQESVYLLSTVHEWQAASKSKPLAIVNHRNNTRIFGIADIQTHTGEIGVFKWYKELFFHLLDLAVLNTYALIAMKTGTKSKYRVFHQRLTKQILEKFMNETKEPKGCSANSEAEKVSIPLRFRLSKGHFIRIRIDRENKEVQRTQYCVVCLKTRSQKQKEKGTNYYCSVCNVPLCVIPCFERYHTVKNF is encoded by the exons ATGAAGACCAAGGCCATGCAGACTTCTGTGGAGACCCGCTGGACCATCATCGCCTTGCACTCCCAGGGGCTGAGTGCCTCTGAGGTGGCACGGAAGCTGGGGGTCTCCGACACCACTGTACGGAGCTGGGTGAAGCGCCACCGATCCACTGCTTCTGTTGCAAGCAAGCCACGGCCAGGACGTCCCCGCCTCACCAACTCCCTGCAGGATAGGGTCATTGTGGAGGCCATCAGGGCTGACCCCTACATCACTGCCAAACAGATCAAGGAACAGTACCAACTTCCTTGTTCCATCAACACTATCAGGAACAGGATGCACAGTCTTCGGAAAGATGAACTCAACTTTGACGTGCCTCCCATG CAGGGCATCCCTTCAGGACAAATACTTAAGGAAGCATTGTGGGGAGCTTCTGTCAAGAGGAAGATTGGAAAAGATAGAGGGACAAGATCTTCAAACTCCTTTTCTATGTGTGGTGTGGAGGAAGCAGAGCAGGACCAGCACATGGCAGCAAGCCATAACTCTTTGATAAGCAG GGGAGGCAATGAAAACTcttacatgaagaaaaagtgTACATCAGAGAGAAGACCAGAATGGTTAGCAGTGGATGTCAAGCATGAGGCAAGGGATGAGGTCAAGctagaggtgaaagaggaagctttggaagaggagaaagacaccTCTGATTTGTATACCAGAGTACAAGGAATTCATCG GTGCTCCCTGGAGAATGGCTGGGCACAAAGCAGCATAGAAGATGACTCAGACAACTTTACTGGCACAGAACCTGCTATCctacctctacctcttcctGCAGAACACTCAGGCAGCTACAGTGACACAGGACGTGCAATTTTACCTTTGCCTCCTCCTGAAGATCACACACTGAGGCAGGAAGGACTGTATATTACTGAGGCAGGATCTGCAATCTTATCTCTGCCTCCTTCTGAACACCATCCAATAATGCACAGAAGGGTGAATCTTAGGGGTGCAAAACTTGGGATCATACCCTTGGCTCCTCAGGACCCACTATTACAAGAAAGGGTGAATCTTGGTGACACAGAACCTGCAATATTACCCTTGGCTCCTCCTCAGGACCCACTATTACAGGAAAGGGTGAATCTTGGTGACACAGGACCTGAAATCATACCCCTGGCCCCTGGAGACCTATTGGCAGAGGAGGGGCTGAATCTTAGTGATGCTAAACCTGAAATCTTAACTCTTGAAGATCCTTTGGCACAAAAAAGTGTGAATCTTAGTAACATGGAACCTGCACTGCTATCTGTAACTACTTGTAATGATGACCCACTCATGCAGGAAAGGGTAGCATCTGCAGCCTCAAACCAGCATGTCTTGGGAACACCATCACACCAAGGAAGTCTTGTCCAAGGGAGTGACCCATTAGAGACAGGATGCACTTCTCCCACAACAGTCATGTCTGACACAGATGACACAAGCAACTCCACAGTGGTGCTTGGCTCTGAAGAGGACAGGGTGTCTCTCTCCTCTGACTCAGATGAGATAAAGGAGTGTGAGGAGATAGGTcatgaggagaatgaaaaatgtTTCATGAATGCTACTCTCTTGGACAGTGACTCTTCAAGTATTGACACAGAGGATGATGATATGACATTTCACAATGATGTCCCCAAAACAGATAAAATTAAGGAAGTACCATGGATTTGGAAATCAGGTGACTTTTTACCAAacctatttttctttaatttctcaaaCAGTCAAGCCACAGCCACTGGCAAGATCACAAAAAGCAGTACAGAGCTTGacatcttcctttacttctttgaTGCAGGTTTAATGGATTTGATCACatgggaaacaaacaaacagtacaAATACCTCACCAGGCCCTCCCTGCAGTATTTGGATGGGTGGTGGGATGTGACAACAAGTGAACTGTATGTATTCTTGGGACTGTGCATGCTGAGGCCACACATTGGGGATGGCAGCAGCAGGCAATTCTGGACAGCAGTGCAAGAAATGTATTCTTCCAGCCATCCCAAGTTTATGACAGAGGCACGTTTCAATATGATTGCCAAGATGCTTCACTTCTCAAGCAACTATATTCATACAAAGGATCCCCTTGCCAAAATAAGGCCTGTGCTCTCCAGGTTGCAGAAGAAATTCAAAGCAGGCATCATCCCCTCCAGGAACCTTACGATTGATGAGAGTCAGATACTGTTTAGCAGCCGCCTGAATTGCAAGCTCTCCATCCCTAGCAAGAACCACGATTATGAGGTGAAGACATACGTCCTGTGTGACTGCAAGACAGGGTTTGTCACAGATTTTCTCATCTATTCAAGTGTGGCAATGGGATTCTGCAAGGACTACCACGGCACTGCAGGGGCAATAGTGAAACGCCTCTTGGCACCACTGTATGGCAAAGGACACACAGTATTTATGGGTGACTGGTGCTCAAATCCCAAGCTGTTCCACTACCTCTACACAAAGAAAGTTGGTGCCTGTGGGGTTGTGAAGCCTGATCTGAAGTATTGCCCAAAGTTTGATGAtataacaaggagaaagagTGTTGCATACCATGCCAATAATGTTCTTGCCCTGAAGTGGCAGGAGCAAGAGTCTGTGTATTTGCTGAGCACTGTCCATGAATGGCAGGCAGCAAGCAAGAGCAAGCCCCTGGCAATAGTGAACCACAGAAACAACACCAGGATATTTGGCAtagcagacatacagacacacactggTGAGATTGGGGTGTTCAAGTGGTATAAGGAGCTGTTCTTCCACCTACTGGACCTGGCTGTGCTGAACACCTATGCCCTAATTGCCATGAAGACTGGAACAAAGTCAAAGTACCGAGTCTTCCACCAGCGGCTGACAAAACAGATACTTGAGAAGTTTATGAATGAGACAAAGGAACCTAAAGGATGTAGTGCAAATTCAGAGGCAGAGAAAGTAAGTATTCCTCTACGATTCAGGCTTTCCAAAGGGCACTTCATCCGAATACGCATTGATAGAGAAAACAAGGAGGTACAGAGGACACAGTATTGTGTTGTCTGTCTCAAGACCAGATCccagaagcagaaagagaaagggaccAATTATTACTGTTCAGTGTGTAATGTTCCACTTTGTGTCATACCTTGCTTTGAGAGATACCATACTGTAAAGAACTTctga
- the LOC135092107 gene encoding uncharacterized protein LOC135092107 isoform X2, with product MKTKAMQTSVETRWTIIALHSQGLSASEVARKLGVSDTTVRSWVKRHRSTASVASKPRPGRPRLTNSLQDRVIVEAIRADPYITAKQIKEQYQLPCSINTIRNRMHSLRKDELNFDVPPMGIPSGQILKEALWGASVKRKIGKDRGTRSSNSFSMCGVEEAEQDQHMAASHNSLISRGGNENSYMKKKCTSERRPEWLAVDVKHEARDEVKLEVKEEALEEEKDTSDLYTRVQGIHRCSLENGWAQSSIEDDSDNFTGTEPAILPLPLPAEHSGSYSDTGRAILPLPPPEDHTLRQEGLYITEAGSAILSLPPSEHHPIMHRRVNLRGAKLGIIPLAPQDPLLQERVNLGDTEPAILPLAPPQDPLLQERVNLGDTGPEIIPLAPGDLLAEEGLNLSDAKPEILTLEDPLAQKSVNLSNMEPALLSVTTCNDDPLMQERVASAASNQHVLGTPSHQGSLVQGSDPLETGCTSPTTVMSDTDDTSNSTVVLGSEEDRVSLSSDSDEIKECEEIGHEENEKCFMNATLLDSDSSSIDTEDDDMTFHNDVPKTDKIKEVPWIWKSGDFLPNLFFFNFSNSQATATGKITKSSTELDIFLYFFDAGLMDLITWETNKQYKYLTRPSLQYLDGWWDVTTSELYVFLGLCMLRPHIGDGSSRQFWTAVQEMYSSSHPKFMTEARFNMIAKMLHFSSNYIHTKDPLAKIRPVLSRLQKKFKAGIIPSRNLTIDESQILFSSRLNCKLSIPSKNHDYEVKTYVLCDCKTGFVTDFLIYSSVAMGFCKDYHGTAGAIVKRLLAPLYGKGHTVFMGDWCSNPKLFHYLYTKKVGACGVVKPDLKYCPKFDDITRRKSVAYHANNVLALKWQEQESVYLLSTVHEWQAASKSKPLAIVNHRNNTRIFGIADIQTHTGEIGVFKWYKELFFHLLDLAVLNTYALIAMKTGTKSKYRVFHQRLTKQILEKFMNETKEPKGCSANSEAEKVSIPLRFRLSKGHFIRIRIDRENKEVQRTQYCVVCLKTRSQKQKEKGTNYYCSVCNVPLCVIPCFERYHTVKNF from the exons ATGAAGACCAAGGCCATGCAGACTTCTGTGGAGACCCGCTGGACCATCATCGCCTTGCACTCCCAGGGGCTGAGTGCCTCTGAGGTGGCACGGAAGCTGGGGGTCTCCGACACCACTGTACGGAGCTGGGTGAAGCGCCACCGATCCACTGCTTCTGTTGCAAGCAAGCCACGGCCAGGACGTCCCCGCCTCACCAACTCCCTGCAGGATAGGGTCATTGTGGAGGCCATCAGGGCTGACCCCTACATCACTGCCAAACAGATCAAGGAACAGTACCAACTTCCTTGTTCCATCAACACTATCAGGAACAGGATGCACAGTCTTCGGAAAGATGAACTCAACTTTGACGTGCCTCCCATG GGCATCCCTTCAGGACAAATACTTAAGGAAGCATTGTGGGGAGCTTCTGTCAAGAGGAAGATTGGAAAAGATAGAGGGACAAGATCTTCAAACTCCTTTTCTATGTGTGGTGTGGAGGAAGCAGAGCAGGACCAGCACATGGCAGCAAGCCATAACTCTTTGATAAGCAG GGGAGGCAATGAAAACTcttacatgaagaaaaagtgTACATCAGAGAGAAGACCAGAATGGTTAGCAGTGGATGTCAAGCATGAGGCAAGGGATGAGGTCAAGctagaggtgaaagaggaagctttggaagaggagaaagacaccTCTGATTTGTATACCAGAGTACAAGGAATTCATCG GTGCTCCCTGGAGAATGGCTGGGCACAAAGCAGCATAGAAGATGACTCAGACAACTTTACTGGCACAGAACCTGCTATCctacctctacctcttcctGCAGAACACTCAGGCAGCTACAGTGACACAGGACGTGCAATTTTACCTTTGCCTCCTCCTGAAGATCACACACTGAGGCAGGAAGGACTGTATATTACTGAGGCAGGATCTGCAATCTTATCTCTGCCTCCTTCTGAACACCATCCAATAATGCACAGAAGGGTGAATCTTAGGGGTGCAAAACTTGGGATCATACCCTTGGCTCCTCAGGACCCACTATTACAAGAAAGGGTGAATCTTGGTGACACAGAACCTGCAATATTACCCTTGGCTCCTCCTCAGGACCCACTATTACAGGAAAGGGTGAATCTTGGTGACACAGGACCTGAAATCATACCCCTGGCCCCTGGAGACCTATTGGCAGAGGAGGGGCTGAATCTTAGTGATGCTAAACCTGAAATCTTAACTCTTGAAGATCCTTTGGCACAAAAAAGTGTGAATCTTAGTAACATGGAACCTGCACTGCTATCTGTAACTACTTGTAATGATGACCCACTCATGCAGGAAAGGGTAGCATCTGCAGCCTCAAACCAGCATGTCTTGGGAACACCATCACACCAAGGAAGTCTTGTCCAAGGGAGTGACCCATTAGAGACAGGATGCACTTCTCCCACAACAGTCATGTCTGACACAGATGACACAAGCAACTCCACAGTGGTGCTTGGCTCTGAAGAGGACAGGGTGTCTCTCTCCTCTGACTCAGATGAGATAAAGGAGTGTGAGGAGATAGGTcatgaggagaatgaaaaatgtTTCATGAATGCTACTCTCTTGGACAGTGACTCTTCAAGTATTGACACAGAGGATGATGATATGACATTTCACAATGATGTCCCCAAAACAGATAAAATTAAGGAAGTACCATGGATTTGGAAATCAGGTGACTTTTTACCAAacctatttttctttaatttctcaaaCAGTCAAGCCACAGCCACTGGCAAGATCACAAAAAGCAGTACAGAGCTTGacatcttcctttacttctttgaTGCAGGTTTAATGGATTTGATCACatgggaaacaaacaaacagtacaAATACCTCACCAGGCCCTCCCTGCAGTATTTGGATGGGTGGTGGGATGTGACAACAAGTGAACTGTATGTATTCTTGGGACTGTGCATGCTGAGGCCACACATTGGGGATGGCAGCAGCAGGCAATTCTGGACAGCAGTGCAAGAAATGTATTCTTCCAGCCATCCCAAGTTTATGACAGAGGCACGTTTCAATATGATTGCCAAGATGCTTCACTTCTCAAGCAACTATATTCATACAAAGGATCCCCTTGCCAAAATAAGGCCTGTGCTCTCCAGGTTGCAGAAGAAATTCAAAGCAGGCATCATCCCCTCCAGGAACCTTACGATTGATGAGAGTCAGATACTGTTTAGCAGCCGCCTGAATTGCAAGCTCTCCATCCCTAGCAAGAACCACGATTATGAGGTGAAGACATACGTCCTGTGTGACTGCAAGACAGGGTTTGTCACAGATTTTCTCATCTATTCAAGTGTGGCAATGGGATTCTGCAAGGACTACCACGGCACTGCAGGGGCAATAGTGAAACGCCTCTTGGCACCACTGTATGGCAAAGGACACACAGTATTTATGGGTGACTGGTGCTCAAATCCCAAGCTGTTCCACTACCTCTACACAAAGAAAGTTGGTGCCTGTGGGGTTGTGAAGCCTGATCTGAAGTATTGCCCAAAGTTTGATGAtataacaaggagaaagagTGTTGCATACCATGCCAATAATGTTCTTGCCCTGAAGTGGCAGGAGCAAGAGTCTGTGTATTTGCTGAGCACTGTCCATGAATGGCAGGCAGCAAGCAAGAGCAAGCCCCTGGCAATAGTGAACCACAGAAACAACACCAGGATATTTGGCAtagcagacatacagacacacactggTGAGATTGGGGTGTTCAAGTGGTATAAGGAGCTGTTCTTCCACCTACTGGACCTGGCTGTGCTGAACACCTATGCCCTAATTGCCATGAAGACTGGAACAAAGTCAAAGTACCGAGTCTTCCACCAGCGGCTGACAAAACAGATACTTGAGAAGTTTATGAATGAGACAAAGGAACCTAAAGGATGTAGTGCAAATTCAGAGGCAGAGAAAGTAAGTATTCCTCTACGATTCAGGCTTTCCAAAGGGCACTTCATCCGAATACGCATTGATAGAGAAAACAAGGAGGTACAGAGGACACAGTATTGTGTTGTCTGTCTCAAGACCAGATCccagaagcagaaagagaaagggaccAATTATTACTGTTCAGTGTGTAATGTTCCACTTTGTGTCATACCTTGCTTTGAGAGATACCATACTGTAAAGAACTTctga